From Oncorhynchus mykiss isolate Arlee chromosome 6, USDA_OmykA_1.1, whole genome shotgun sequence, the proteins below share one genomic window:
- the LOC110525792 gene encoding centrosomal protein POC5 isoform X1 — protein sequence MGLNAIKHEVYDLKGVSVFVCTGEPSYVSVVSQLTGTTMSTGRFSGWWYSPKTYTYFRQMSSDEGDPSSPVLPGDSDQGSSVSSELQDEYEELLRYAVVTPKYDPQPAAQLQLLSASQLSADGRSSRGNDDARSHRSAGSVSEAEDGRRSSRGVRSARASPFMVEPRAHSHTFEGNEEMAGRSSVVSDAHSDRLPTPSESSRHGSPDPLVTVVTEMFVSDENLNKMENLLDTWSDKLKANVLMELRKWKLAFMEQHKLEVRKEREKHAACIAGLTAEMDSLKELLHTYETSNQRKDEVIVNLSQAVDRQRERLELMRTFTHWRLQHSEAREQAHSARLAEQHYRLQLKRKVWAGWHNLVEGSWKEKVEKACRARAEEVCVRLSAGYEDKMAEHVEALDAAQAEIQRLHSERERYEESMKKAFMRGVCALNMEALSMFHTGEGRAEHDLHDAPPPRDDPGTGSLAHLQQRPASSTRFSPVHFDPPVPPSQSDAEETVGSNVPASRVELIPSTTVVHSTLPPGGTASSHRQVSTRVITSGQQKASKTVTARITARADLRAPSSVRAPSNLQVMGVAPPMSSVIVERHHPVTQLTVGQATAAKFPRSSSQQGQGPYSSKSSSRTHSAYHVHSIKVVE from the exons ATGGGGCTTAATGCTATTAAGCATGAGGTTTATGACCTCAAAGGCGTTTCTGTCTTCGTTTGTACAGGTGAACCTAGCTATGTGTCAGTAGTTTCCCAACTGACAGGCACAACAATGTCAACAGGCAGGTTCTCAGGGTGGTGGTATTCACCAAAGACATATACCTACTTCAGACAG ATGTCCTCAGATGAAGGGGATCCGAGCAGTCCAGTTCTGCCAGGAGACTCAGATCAGGGCAGCTCGGTCTCCTCTGAGCTGCAG GATGAATATGAAGAACTTCTCCGCTACGCAGTGGTCACTCCTAAGTATGACCCGCAGCCCGCCGCTCAACTGCAGCTTCTGAGTGCCTCACAACTGTCTGCGGATGGACGGAGTTCCCGTGGAAATGATGACGCGAGGTCCCATCGCTCAGCAG gcTCAGTTTCTGAAGCTGAAGATGGGAGACGCTCTAGCAGGGGAGTGAGGTCAGCACGGGCCTCCCCTTTTATGGTGGAGCCCAGGGCACACTCACACACCTTTGAGG GTAATGAAGAGATGGCTGGCAGGTCATCTGTTGTCTCAGACGCTCACTCAGACAGACTGCCGACGCCGTCGGAGAGCTCCAGACACGGCAGTCCAGACCCCCTGGTCACCGTGGTGACAGAGATGTTTGTCTCTGACGAGAACCTGAACAAGATGGAGAACCTCCTGGACACCTGGAGCGACAAGCTCAAG GCCAACGTGCTGATGGAGCTGAGGAAGTGGAAGCTGGCCTTCATGGAGCAGCACAAGCTGgaggtgaggaaggagagggagaagcatgCTGCCTGTATAGCAGGCCTCACTGCAGAGATGGACAGCCTGAAGGAACTGCTCCACACCTACGAGACCTCCAACCAGAGGAAGGACGAG GTGATAGTGAACCTGAGCCAGGCtgtggacagacagagggagaggctggAGCTGATGAGGACCTTCACCCACTGGAGACTGCAGCACAGCGAAGCCAGGGAGCAG gcCCACAGTGCCCGGCTGGCAGAGCAGCACTACCGTCTGCAGCTGAAGAGGAAGGTGTGGGCAGGCTGGCACAACCTGGTCGAGGGGAGCTGGAAGGAGAAGGTGGAGAAGGCTTGCCGCGCCCGGGCAGAGGAGGTCTGTGTGCGCCTGTCAGCTGGCTATGAGGACAAGATGGCAGAG CACGTGGAAGCGCTGGATGCTGCCCAGGCTGAGATCCAGAGGCTGCACTCCGAGAGGGAGCGTTATGAGGAGTCCATGAAGAAGGCCTTTATGAGGGGCGTGTGTGCCCTCAACATGGAGGCTCTCAGCATGTTCCACACTGGGGAGGGACGAGCGGAGCACGACCTGCACG ATGCTCCGCCCCCTCGGGATGATCCTGGCACCGGCTCATTGGCCCATCTCCAGCAAAGGCCTGCCTCCTCCACTCGGTTCAGCCCGGTCCACTTTGACCCCCCTGTACCACCGTCCCAGAGTGACGCAGAGGAGACA GTGGGTTCCAATGTCCCAGCCTCCAGAGTTGAGTTGATCCCCTCCACCACGGTGGTCCACAGCACCCTACCGCCAGGTGGCACTGCAAGCTCCCACAGACAA GTCAGTACACGGGTGATCACATCGGGTCAACAGAAAGCCTCCAAAACCGTGACCGCTCGCATCACGGCACGCGCCGATCTCCGCGCTCCCAGCTCCGTACGTGCTCCCAGCAACCTCCAGGTCATGGGTGTGGCTCCTCCAATGAGCTCTGTCATCGTGGAGCGCCATCACCCCGTCACACAG cTCACGGTGGGTCAGGCCACCGCAGCTAAGTTCCCCCGCTCCTCCTCTCAGCAGGGCCAGGGCCCCTACAGCAGCAAGAGTTCCTCCAGAACACACTCAGCCTACCACGTACACTCTATCAAAGTGGttgagtaa
- the LOC110525792 gene encoding centrosomal protein POC5 isoform X2 — protein MSSDEGDPSSPVLPGDSDQGSSVSSELQDEYEELLRYAVVTPKYDPQPAAQLQLLSASQLSADGRSSRGNDDARSHRSAGSVSEAEDGRRSSRGVRSARASPFMVEPRAHSHTFEGNEEMAGRSSVVSDAHSDRLPTPSESSRHGSPDPLVTVVTEMFVSDENLNKMENLLDTWSDKLKANVLMELRKWKLAFMEQHKLEVRKEREKHAACIAGLTAEMDSLKELLHTYETSNQRKDEVIVNLSQAVDRQRERLELMRTFTHWRLQHSEAREQAHSARLAEQHYRLQLKRKVWAGWHNLVEGSWKEKVEKACRARAEEVCVRLSAGYEDKMAEHVEALDAAQAEIQRLHSERERYEESMKKAFMRGVCALNMEALSMFHTGEGRAEHDLHDAPPPRDDPGTGSLAHLQQRPASSTRFSPVHFDPPVPPSQSDAEETVGSNVPASRVELIPSTTVVHSTLPPGGTASSHRQVSTRVITSGQQKASKTVTARITARADLRAPSSVRAPSNLQVMGVAPPMSSVIVERHHPVTQLTVGQATAAKFPRSSSQQGQGPYSSKSSSRTHSAYHVHSIKVVE, from the exons ATGTCCTCAGATGAAGGGGATCCGAGCAGTCCAGTTCTGCCAGGAGACTCAGATCAGGGCAGCTCGGTCTCCTCTGAGCTGCAG GATGAATATGAAGAACTTCTCCGCTACGCAGTGGTCACTCCTAAGTATGACCCGCAGCCCGCCGCTCAACTGCAGCTTCTGAGTGCCTCACAACTGTCTGCGGATGGACGGAGTTCCCGTGGAAATGATGACGCGAGGTCCCATCGCTCAGCAG gcTCAGTTTCTGAAGCTGAAGATGGGAGACGCTCTAGCAGGGGAGTGAGGTCAGCACGGGCCTCCCCTTTTATGGTGGAGCCCAGGGCACACTCACACACCTTTGAGG GTAATGAAGAGATGGCTGGCAGGTCATCTGTTGTCTCAGACGCTCACTCAGACAGACTGCCGACGCCGTCGGAGAGCTCCAGACACGGCAGTCCAGACCCCCTGGTCACCGTGGTGACAGAGATGTTTGTCTCTGACGAGAACCTGAACAAGATGGAGAACCTCCTGGACACCTGGAGCGACAAGCTCAAG GCCAACGTGCTGATGGAGCTGAGGAAGTGGAAGCTGGCCTTCATGGAGCAGCACAAGCTGgaggtgaggaaggagagggagaagcatgCTGCCTGTATAGCAGGCCTCACTGCAGAGATGGACAGCCTGAAGGAACTGCTCCACACCTACGAGACCTCCAACCAGAGGAAGGACGAG GTGATAGTGAACCTGAGCCAGGCtgtggacagacagagggagaggctggAGCTGATGAGGACCTTCACCCACTGGAGACTGCAGCACAGCGAAGCCAGGGAGCAG gcCCACAGTGCCCGGCTGGCAGAGCAGCACTACCGTCTGCAGCTGAAGAGGAAGGTGTGGGCAGGCTGGCACAACCTGGTCGAGGGGAGCTGGAAGGAGAAGGTGGAGAAGGCTTGCCGCGCCCGGGCAGAGGAGGTCTGTGTGCGCCTGTCAGCTGGCTATGAGGACAAGATGGCAGAG CACGTGGAAGCGCTGGATGCTGCCCAGGCTGAGATCCAGAGGCTGCACTCCGAGAGGGAGCGTTATGAGGAGTCCATGAAGAAGGCCTTTATGAGGGGCGTGTGTGCCCTCAACATGGAGGCTCTCAGCATGTTCCACACTGGGGAGGGACGAGCGGAGCACGACCTGCACG ATGCTCCGCCCCCTCGGGATGATCCTGGCACCGGCTCATTGGCCCATCTCCAGCAAAGGCCTGCCTCCTCCACTCGGTTCAGCCCGGTCCACTTTGACCCCCCTGTACCACCGTCCCAGAGTGACGCAGAGGAGACA GTGGGTTCCAATGTCCCAGCCTCCAGAGTTGAGTTGATCCCCTCCACCACGGTGGTCCACAGCACCCTACCGCCAGGTGGCACTGCAAGCTCCCACAGACAA GTCAGTACACGGGTGATCACATCGGGTCAACAGAAAGCCTCCAAAACCGTGACCGCTCGCATCACGGCACGCGCCGATCTCCGCGCTCCCAGCTCCGTACGTGCTCCCAGCAACCTCCAGGTCATGGGTGTGGCTCCTCCAATGAGCTCTGTCATCGTGGAGCGCCATCACCCCGTCACACAG cTCACGGTGGGTCAGGCCACCGCAGCTAAGTTCCCCCGCTCCTCCTCTCAGCAGGGCCAGGGCCCCTACAGCAGCAAGAGTTCCTCCAGAACACACTCAGCCTACCACGTACACTCTATCAAAGTGGttgagtaa